The Streptomyces sp. NBC_01142 genome has a window encoding:
- a CDS encoding MFS transporter: MIRRLPRPRFTTRPRPAGPQLAPAARRIIRLNNGFQLLFNLLWWMPVFYAYQRQAGLSDGQIFGIQSIYYIAFCLFEIPTGMVADRIGARNCLRAGAIVMTAANLAPVLTPSYTGFLVHFLAIAAGRSLTSGAASAYLYDGLRAEGAGEHYLKAEGTARALGLAAKVMCWPLVGPLMAVAHAAPYVLSAASAAGSLACALALPRLAPPRGDGRSGQVPGRGGTKRKRGAFLHDAGAALRCVWATPWLALVMAQGVVVFTLSRICQVNLFQPMLLAHGIGETSHGSVLAAMTVAEAVASARPQWLGRRLSPVALVSLLSLALAGTLAGITLGGPWTVVALLCLFAAVTGFAYPIQRKLVNDAIPVHAPRATLLSVESIVDRGVCALAAVAAGAYLSAGRLDALLWHSAIVAGVVMVAVQLAVRSRAVGRHPSTPTVAVPESKRGSTTAS; encoded by the coding sequence GTGATCCGCCGGCTTCCCCGGCCGCGGTTCACCACCCGGCCGCGTCCGGCGGGCCCGCAGCTGGCCCCTGCGGCACGCCGGATCATCCGGCTGAACAACGGCTTCCAGCTGCTGTTCAACCTGCTGTGGTGGATGCCCGTGTTCTACGCCTACCAACGGCAGGCGGGCCTGTCGGACGGGCAGATCTTCGGCATCCAGAGCATCTACTACATCGCGTTCTGCCTGTTCGAGATCCCGACCGGGATGGTGGCCGACCGCATCGGCGCACGCAACTGCCTGCGGGCCGGGGCGATCGTGATGACCGCCGCGAACCTCGCCCCGGTGCTCACCCCTTCGTACACGGGCTTCCTCGTCCACTTCCTGGCCATCGCCGCGGGCCGTTCCCTGACATCGGGCGCAGCCAGCGCCTACCTGTACGACGGTCTGCGGGCCGAGGGAGCCGGCGAGCACTATCTGAAGGCAGAGGGCACGGCCCGCGCACTCGGTCTGGCCGCGAAGGTGATGTGCTGGCCGCTGGTCGGCCCACTCATGGCCGTTGCTCACGCGGCGCCGTACGTGCTGAGCGCCGCGAGCGCCGCGGGCTCCCTGGCCTGTGCCCTCGCGCTGCCGCGGCTTGCCCCGCCCCGCGGGGACGGCCGGTCGGGTCAGGTGCCCGGGAGAGGCGGGACGAAGCGTAAACGTGGCGCGTTCCTGCACGATGCGGGCGCCGCGCTGCGCTGTGTGTGGGCCACACCCTGGCTTGCCCTGGTCATGGCGCAGGGCGTGGTCGTGTTCACCCTCTCCCGCATCTGCCAGGTCAACCTCTTCCAGCCCATGCTGCTGGCCCACGGCATCGGCGAAACCTCGCACGGCAGTGTGCTGGCGGCCATGACCGTGGCGGAGGCCGTGGCCTCTGCACGTCCCCAGTGGCTCGGCCGTCGGCTGTCACCGGTGGCCTTGGTGTCACTGCTCAGCCTCGCGCTGGCGGGCACACTGGCGGGCATCACCCTCGGCGGGCCCTGGACCGTGGTCGCACTGCTGTGCCTGTTCGCCGCGGTCACCGGCTTCGCCTACCCGATCCAGCGGAAGCTGGTCAACGATGCCATCCCCGTGCACGCCCCTCGTGCCACGCTCCTCTCGGTCGAGAGCATCGTGGACCGGGGCGTGTGCGCTCTGGCCGCCGTGGCCGCGGGTGCGTATCTGTCGGCAGGCCGGCTGGACGCGCTGCTGTGGCACAGCGCGATCGTGGCCGGCGTGGTCATGGTCGCCGTTCAACTGGCCGTGCGAAGCCGTGCGGTGGGGCGACATCCTTCGACGCCGACGGTGGCTGTGCCCGAAAGCAAGCGCGGATCGACGACCGCGAGCTGA
- a CDS encoding acetyl-CoA carboxylase biotin carboxylase subunit family protein, whose protein sequence is MSKVLFVHAKGGPPLGYALTRVAAKSSVHLLALSDLPPGAAATAERLCASILVPTESERRDLVSLIVARGQVVGADAVVTFSEYAVVAVAEACEKLGLAGPGSSSALARDKRMMRRTWQEHGISQPRFRPVASEQDLHDAAADLPLPLLLKAAWSAGSTAHQIIRSPQEVAAAWERSREVMAESAQLGYAELHVADADADFVVEQIVAGSAEDWFDQPGWGDYVSVEGVVVDGDFRPVCLSGRMPTVEPFTERAGITPAPLPHDAQERVVALARDAVDALGLANCGTHTEIKLGAEGRMWVIETAARFGGAMTVPQIEEVFGLDLIGMLVDHLLGRPVTWPTRARTPGEARGAAGSLVVLAVDGAGDAWPDRRVWDFPTVTEAVPVSDGSRLSVVAESSLPDGALVPVYDPAAGANTMAALCRLSAVDPQTAVRDLGTVVDLLPRVLPPASREEALS, encoded by the coding sequence ATGAGTAAGGTGCTGTTCGTGCATGCCAAGGGCGGTCCGCCCCTCGGCTACGCCCTGACACGAGTCGCCGCGAAGTCGTCAGTGCACCTGCTGGCGCTCAGCGACCTTCCTCCTGGCGCGGCCGCGACCGCTGAGCGCCTGTGCGCCTCGATCCTGGTTCCCACCGAGTCCGAGCGGCGCGACCTGGTGTCCCTGATCGTCGCCCGGGGGCAGGTCGTGGGTGCGGACGCGGTCGTCACGTTCTCCGAGTACGCCGTCGTGGCCGTGGCCGAGGCCTGCGAGAAACTTGGCCTCGCGGGACCCGGCAGCTCAAGCGCCCTCGCCCGCGACAAGCGGATGATGCGGCGCACCTGGCAGGAACACGGCATATCCCAGCCCCGGTTCCGCCCCGTCGCCTCGGAGCAGGACCTGCACGACGCGGCCGCGGACCTTCCCTTACCCCTGCTGCTGAAGGCGGCCTGGAGCGCCGGTTCCACCGCACACCAGATCATCCGTTCCCCGCAGGAGGTGGCGGCGGCCTGGGAGCGGTCCCGGGAAGTGATGGCCGAATCCGCGCAACTGGGGTACGCCGAACTCCACGTGGCCGACGCCGACGCGGACTTCGTGGTCGAGCAGATCGTGGCGGGATCGGCCGAGGACTGGTTCGACCAGCCGGGGTGGGGCGACTACGTCAGCGTCGAAGGAGTCGTCGTCGACGGTGACTTCCGCCCCGTCTGCCTCAGCGGGCGCATGCCGACGGTGGAGCCGTTCACCGAGCGCGCCGGCATCACGCCCGCCCCCCTGCCGCACGACGCCCAGGAACGCGTTGTGGCCCTGGCGCGGGATGCCGTCGACGCGCTGGGCCTCGCGAACTGCGGAACGCACACCGAGATCAAGCTCGGTGCCGAAGGCCGTATGTGGGTGATCGAGACCGCGGCCCGGTTCGGCGGCGCGATGACGGTTCCGCAGATCGAGGAGGTCTTCGGCCTGGACCTCATCGGAATGCTCGTCGACCACCTTCTGGGACGCCCGGTTACCTGGCCGACGCGAGCCCGTACGCCCGGAGAGGCGCGAGGCGCGGCGGGGTCACTCGTCGTACTGGCGGTCGACGGCGCGGGTGACGCCTGGCCGGACCGGCGCGTCTGGGACTTCCCGACGGTGACGGAAGCCGTCCCGGTCAGCGACGGCAGCCGACTGTCGGTGGTGGCCGAGAGTTCGCTGCCCGACGGCGCTTTGGTGCCGGTCTACGACCCGGCCGCCGGCGCGAACACCATGGCCGCCCTCTGCCGGCTCTCCGCCGTCGACCCGCAGACCGCCGTCCGTGACCTCGGGACCGTGGTCGATCTCCTGCCACGCGTCCTTCCCCCGGCTTCGCGCGAGGAGGCCCTCTCATGA
- a CDS encoding PP2C family protein-serine/threonine phosphatase, which produces MCSGGISGHHRRSQGPYDVRLAVPIALIVVVTVVDILAPPEVHLGPFLVAAPAITASFAGPRTTGIIGALAVLAQTVVAVTRTSLTDLNHTLQVVALILISVLVAFLARLRERHEQQLTQLRSVAQAAQQVVLRPLPRRIGPLRLAAVYLAAEAEAQIGGDLYAAARTTGGTRFIIGDVRGKGLEAIGEAARLLGAFRAAAHWQPDLPTLVTYLEATVSSDLDTPGAWNTHAESDNEAFTTAAVLDIQDHSPTLTMINCGHPPPLLLRGGQVFELQVRQQAPPLGLTGFMTSAFTAEAFTFHTGDLVLLYTDGVIEARDRHGIFYPLTERVAAWSGHGPEALLRYMRDDLRKHAGGHLGDDAALVAIERVSHTVSHHPVPRNVGPPPSENR; this is translated from the coding sequence ATGTGCTCTGGTGGAATTTCTGGACATCACCGCCGGTCTCAGGGCCCGTACGATGTTCGGCTGGCCGTGCCCATCGCCCTGATCGTGGTCGTCACCGTGGTGGACATCCTGGCCCCTCCTGAAGTTCACCTTGGCCCGTTCCTGGTCGCGGCTCCCGCTATCACCGCGTCCTTCGCAGGTCCTCGCACGACGGGCATCATCGGTGCGCTCGCAGTGCTCGCCCAAACGGTGGTCGCCGTGACACGCACCAGCCTGACCGACCTCAACCACACCCTTCAGGTCGTCGCCCTGATCCTCATCTCGGTACTGGTCGCCTTTCTGGCGCGTCTGCGTGAGCGGCACGAACAGCAGCTGACCCAGTTGCGCTCAGTGGCCCAGGCCGCCCAGCAAGTGGTTCTGCGACCGCTTCCACGCCGGATCGGGCCGCTTCGGCTCGCCGCCGTCTACCTGGCGGCAGAAGCCGAGGCACAGATCGGCGGAGATCTGTACGCAGCGGCGCGCACGACTGGGGGGACCCGGTTCATCATCGGTGACGTGCGGGGCAAGGGCCTGGAGGCGATCGGCGAGGCCGCCCGGCTTCTCGGGGCCTTCCGGGCCGCGGCACATTGGCAGCCAGACCTGCCCACACTGGTCACCTATCTTGAGGCAACCGTCTCCTCGGACCTGGACACGCCCGGTGCCTGGAACACCCACGCGGAGAGTGACAACGAGGCTTTCACCACCGCAGCCGTTCTCGACATCCAGGACCACTCGCCGACTCTCACGATGATCAACTGTGGGCACCCGCCGCCACTGCTCCTCAGGGGCGGCCAGGTCTTCGAACTGCAAGTGCGTCAGCAGGCCCCACCCCTGGGACTCACAGGGTTCATGACGTCCGCCTTCACCGCGGAGGCCTTCACCTTTCACACCGGCGACCTCGTCCTGCTCTACACGGACGGTGTCATCGAAGCCCGGGACAGACACGGCATCTTCTACCCCCTGACCGAGCGGGTCGCCGCATGGTCCGGCCATGGACCCGAGGCGCTCCTCCGCTACATGCGCGACGACCTGCGCAAACATGCCGGCGGCCATCTCGGAGACGATGCCGCCCTGGTAGCAATCGAACGCGTGAGCCACACAGTCAGCCATCATCCCGTTCCCCGCAACGTCGGACCGCCGCCGAGCGAGAACCGGTAG
- a CDS encoding MFS transporter, which produces MTSCTDSASPSPGARFSLWRHRNFRRYLTGQAASVAGSSISAMVVPVLAVIELDATTGEVAWLTFLGQLPPAMLALHAGALADRHSKRRQMIIGDLVGAAAVVTVPVAAALGTLTLSQLMVVAVVQGAASVLHDAAAISLLPSLVDRSLIQRSNSRIGALFAVAATGGSNLGAGLTALLGPARALLGDVGSYLISAWCTARIKAPESARAPADERRLHTEIGEGMRYVYRDHRLRTLTLVNATTSFGLALLNTLWALYLLRALSMSATAFGVVLGLGTLGAAAGALSAPKLARRYGPGPMMLTALAITPLTQIPLLVSSPGLVWQAAIGAALFLQLACAGAAGTTQRSIRQVVTAAHIQARMQAVSTWLTAGSRPVAALLAGGLGTWIGVRPTLIGGTCLLVVPFVVLYCSPLRSLRQMPDSPPAPSYPGEVLVQRPVSSQPTGPTVPGPAPTREIRHDRPVDGGAR; this is translated from the coding sequence ATGACCTCCTGCACTGACTCCGCCTCCCCCTCGCCCGGCGCCCGGTTCTCGCTGTGGCGACACCGCAACTTCCGGCGGTACTTGACCGGTCAGGCAGCCAGCGTGGCCGGCAGCTCGATCAGCGCCATGGTGGTCCCCGTGCTGGCCGTGATCGAACTGGATGCCACCACGGGAGAGGTCGCCTGGCTCACGTTCCTGGGCCAACTGCCGCCCGCGATGCTCGCCTTGCACGCCGGGGCACTCGCCGATCGTCACTCCAAGCGGAGGCAGATGATCATCGGTGACCTGGTCGGCGCCGCCGCGGTAGTCACCGTGCCGGTGGCGGCCGCACTGGGAACGCTGACCCTGTCCCAGCTCATGGTGGTCGCGGTGGTGCAGGGCGCGGCGAGCGTGCTGCACGACGCGGCGGCGATCAGTCTCCTGCCCAGCCTGGTCGACCGTTCCCTGATCCAGCGCAGCAACAGCCGCATCGGAGCACTGTTCGCCGTCGCCGCCACCGGCGGCAGCAACCTCGGCGCCGGCCTGACCGCTCTCCTCGGCCCGGCCCGGGCCCTGCTCGGTGACGTCGGGTCCTATCTCATCAGCGCCTGGTGCACCGCCCGTATCAAGGCCCCCGAGTCGGCCCGGGCACCAGCTGATGAGCGCCGCCTCCACACGGAGATCGGCGAAGGCATGCGGTATGTGTACCGCGACCACCGGCTGCGCACGCTCACTCTGGTGAACGCGACGACGTCGTTCGGCCTGGCGCTGCTCAATACGCTCTGGGCGCTCTACTTGCTGCGCGCCCTCTCGATGAGCGCGACGGCCTTCGGCGTGGTGCTGGGGCTCGGAACCCTGGGCGCAGCGGCCGGCGCTCTGAGCGCCCCGAAACTCGCGCGGCGATACGGGCCCGGTCCGATGATGCTCACCGCACTCGCGATCACGCCGCTCACACAGATCCCACTGCTGGTTTCCTCACCGGGCCTTGTCTGGCAGGCAGCGATCGGTGCCGCGCTGTTTCTCCAACTGGCGTGCGCCGGCGCTGCGGGCACCACCCAGCGATCCATTCGCCAGGTCGTCACCGCCGCTCACATACAGGCCCGTATGCAGGCCGTGAGCACCTGGCTGACCGCCGGCTCGAGGCCTGTGGCCGCGTTGCTCGCCGGCGGGCTCGGAACCTGGATCGGCGTGCGCCCCACTCTGATCGGCGGTACCTGTCTGCTCGTCGTCCCCTTCGTGGTCCTCTATTGCTCTCCGCTGCGTTCCTTGAGGCAGATGCCCGACTCACCCCCCGCCCCTTCCTACCCAGGAGAAGTCCTCGTGCAGCGACCCGTCTCGTCTCAACCGACCGGCCCCACCGTGCCCGGCCCCGCACCCACACGCGAGATCCGGCACGACCGCCCGGTGGACGGAGGTGCACGGTGA
- a CDS encoding three-helix bundle dimerization domain-containing protein encodes MAAETDDAGAIRHVIERLARSRPDLDSRLVRRSVETAYDEFRYARVRNYLPVLMERRAKDLLPHAEDR; translated from the coding sequence ATGGCGGCAGAGACGGATGACGCGGGTGCCATCCGCCATGTGATCGAGCGACTCGCGCGGTCGCGCCCCGATCTGGACTCACGCTTGGTGCGACGCTCGGTGGAAACGGCGTATGACGAATTCCGCTACGCGCGAGTGCGTAACTACCTACCGGTCCTCATGGAACGCAGGGCAAAGGATCTACTCCCCCATGCCGAAGACCGTTGA
- a CDS encoding phosphotransferase: protein MIPAVHSHAGPAGAHVPTPRDAARDSDGRRWFVKAYPTSADLGGEPQAPAPRDFARSGGVPVPAVRRTLAGDLIATVGGMAVSVAAYVEGAETAEGGLSGNRWAAMGEVVGRLHRTLARHPAGPSRRVPAHEICDVKRARRATVTPAVEAYGRTRHSAMSVLYERLEEAGVVLHDLLH from the coding sequence GTGATCCCCGCCGTCCACTCGCACGCCGGACCCGCTGGAGCCCACGTTCCAACGCCGAGAGATGCTGCCCGAGACAGCGACGGCCGCCGGTGGTTCGTGAAGGCCTACCCGACGAGCGCCGACCTGGGAGGGGAGCCACAGGCACCGGCGCCGCGCGACTTCGCACGGTCCGGTGGGGTCCCGGTGCCGGCCGTGCGGCGGACCCTGGCAGGCGATCTCATCGCGACCGTCGGCGGGATGGCGGTGTCCGTCGCGGCGTACGTCGAGGGCGCGGAAACGGCGGAAGGGGGCCTGTCCGGGAACCGGTGGGCCGCGATGGGCGAGGTGGTCGGCCGCCTGCACCGGACTCTGGCCCGCCACCCGGCCGGTCCGTCGCGCCGCGTCCCGGCCCATGAGATCTGCGACGTCAAGCGGGCTCGACGAGCGACGGTCACCCCGGCAGTCGAGGCGTACGGGCGAACCCGCCACTCGGCCATGAGCGTGCTGTATGAGCGCCTGGAGGAAGCCGGGGTGGTGCTCCATGACCTCCTGCACTGA
- a CDS encoding PEP/pyruvate-binding domain-containing protein produces the protein MTTSLRPPGAPDPAVDRTVVGANLSLPLFRTLSGVLAGHPYLKVVVDREEDTWHLLDTAVHPFHVNYVATRILGMELEALDADLDAFNASVYMDPGRRFLLGVLSLHTEEDSDGRERPFLVLETTEADTMHGALLAAFYAFVRSRVDGRLPLLLKPANHGQEQELAAISEVRVPRILSHELFGNRTRTPLNVAEAIGRLHYFRTAEEYEAAADGLGWSDIVAMACLPDEVPRVAGFINTAPTTPLSHTNVLASGWGIPNAIVRDLEQIVEKDDLNGAWVRYRVRDDEITLVPLANTPALQAPTWHQQRIRMEPPLLQDAPALSLHRLRRADRDRYGTKAANLGELHHVLDSRTADLTTFYGQPRPPRTDLYGHLAARLGVTDTTPAGLRGAAAEFAARTVAAPDGVALPFALQHRFLTSAPTLQQGIGKLKMALELDAVEVLDSLCLHLQHLVRNTPMPDEVTRQITQAFPAPLAAGSRLVVRSSSNAEDLPGFSAAGVYDSVTTVRGAEELLDAVRQVWASLLSPRSVRLRHQVGISLDDTYMGVIIQQYVPADLGGVLVTCNPTKREDFRNVYLNCSPGSPEMVVEGTTLPQQYLYNTVEGGGRTVAVGSSGEDLSAATRGRLMDLALTGRLLQSHFGDGDVDNPLDIEWLMTDRGDFRLVQIRPYAL, from the coding sequence ATGACGACCTCCCTCCGTCCCCCGGGCGCGCCGGACCCTGCCGTGGACCGCACGGTCGTCGGTGCCAATCTGTCGCTGCCGTTGTTCCGCACACTCTCCGGCGTGCTGGCCGGCCACCCCTATCTGAAGGTCGTCGTCGACCGCGAGGAGGACACCTGGCATCTGCTCGACACGGCCGTCCATCCCTTCCACGTCAACTACGTGGCCACCCGCATCCTCGGCATGGAGCTGGAGGCACTGGACGCCGACCTGGATGCCTTCAACGCCTCGGTGTACATGGATCCCGGGCGTCGCTTCCTGCTCGGTGTGCTCTCCCTGCACACCGAAGAGGACTCCGACGGACGCGAGCGGCCGTTCCTCGTCCTGGAGACGACCGAGGCCGACACCATGCACGGCGCCCTGCTCGCCGCGTTCTACGCCTTCGTCCGCAGCCGCGTCGACGGCCGGCTGCCCCTGCTGCTGAAGCCGGCGAATCACGGACAGGAACAGGAACTCGCCGCGATCAGCGAAGTCCGGGTGCCGCGGATACTCAGCCACGAACTCTTCGGCAACCGGACACGGACACCACTCAACGTCGCCGAGGCCATCGGCCGACTGCACTACTTCCGGACGGCCGAGGAGTACGAGGCAGCCGCCGACGGGCTCGGCTGGTCGGACATCGTGGCCATGGCCTGCCTGCCGGACGAGGTGCCGCGCGTCGCCGGATTCATCAACACCGCACCCACCACCCCGCTCTCGCACACGAACGTCCTCGCCTCCGGGTGGGGCATTCCCAATGCGATCGTCCGCGATCTGGAACAGATCGTCGAGAAGGACGACCTGAACGGCGCGTGGGTCCGCTACCGGGTGCGGGACGACGAGATCACCCTCGTACCGCTGGCGAACACCCCGGCCCTCCAAGCGCCGACGTGGCACCAGCAGCGGATCAGGATGGAACCGCCGCTGCTCCAGGACGCGCCGGCTCTGTCCCTGCACCGGCTGCGCCGCGCGGACCGGGACCGCTACGGCACCAAGGCGGCCAACCTCGGAGAGCTGCACCATGTCCTCGACAGCCGCACCGCCGATCTCACCACGTTCTACGGGCAGCCGAGGCCGCCCCGCACGGATCTGTACGGCCACCTCGCTGCGCGCCTGGGCGTCACGGACACCACCCCCGCCGGGCTGCGGGGGGCGGCGGCCGAGTTCGCGGCACGTACCGTCGCGGCTCCCGACGGAGTCGCCCTGCCGTTCGCCCTGCAGCACCGCTTCCTCACCTCCGCGCCGACGCTGCAACAGGGCATAGGAAAGCTCAAGATGGCGCTCGAACTCGACGCGGTCGAGGTACTGGACTCGCTGTGCCTGCACCTGCAACACCTCGTCCGCAACACCCCGATGCCGGATGAGGTGACCCGGCAGATCACCCAGGCGTTCCCCGCCCCGCTCGCCGCCGGAAGCCGTCTGGTGGTGCGCTCGTCGTCCAATGCCGAAGACCTTCCCGGGTTCTCCGCGGCCGGGGTCTACGACTCGGTCACCACCGTCCGTGGTGCCGAAGAACTCCTCGACGCGGTGCGCCAGGTGTGGGCATCCCTGCTGTCGCCGCGCAGCGTGCGCCTGCGCCATCAGGTCGGCATCTCCCTGGACGACACCTACATGGGGGTGATCATTCAGCAGTACGTTCCCGCGGATCTCGGAGGCGTACTGGTGACCTGCAACCCGACGAAGCGCGAGGACTTCCGCAACGTCTACCTCAACTGCTCGCCGGGTTCCCCCGAGATGGTGGTGGAGGGGACGACCTTGCCGCAGCAGTACCTGTACAACACGGTCGAAGGCGGCGGCCGTACGGTGGCGGTCGGCTCGTCCGGCGAGGACCTGTCCGCCGCGACCAGGGGCCGGCTGATGGATCTGGCCCTCACCGGCCGGCTGCTGCAGTCCCACTTCGGCGACGGCGACGTGGACAACCCGCTCGACATCGAATGGCTGATGACCGACCGGGGAGACTTCCGGCTGGTTCAGATCCGCCCCTACGCGCTGTGA
- a CDS encoding M15 family metallopeptidase: MSIVLMSDRRVAAIPLQECGERLVDVRAQGIPVDFRKQDEGGAFAHLRQGLLTRLLHAQSLLPCGVRLLFVEGYRPPALQRRYFEEYADELAESHPNWPVARIREAASRYVSPAEIAPHSAGAAVDVTLIDHLGLEVDMGTRMNASPEESDGACYTDAPAITSQARTNRATLGRALSAAGLVNYPTEWWHWSYGDRYWALSTGQSAALYGPVELP; this comes from the coding sequence ATGAGCATCGTCTTGATGTCCGACCGGCGGGTGGCCGCGATCCCACTCCAGGAGTGCGGTGAGCGCCTCGTCGATGTCCGCGCGCAAGGGATCCCGGTCGATTTCCGCAAGCAGGATGAGGGCGGAGCCTTCGCGCATCTGCGCCAAGGGCTCCTCACCCGGCTCCTGCACGCTCAGTCGCTCCTGCCCTGCGGGGTGCGGCTGCTGTTCGTTGAGGGGTACCGGCCGCCTGCCTTGCAACGGCGCTACTTCGAGGAGTACGCCGACGAACTGGCCGAGTCCCATCCCAACTGGCCGGTCGCCCGGATCCGCGAGGCGGCAAGCCGCTACGTCTCGCCCGCGGAGATCGCACCGCACAGCGCTGGCGCGGCCGTCGACGTGACTCTCATCGACCACCTGGGGCTCGAGGTGGACATGGGCACACGGATGAACGCGAGCCCCGAGGAGAGCGACGGCGCCTGCTACACCGACGCCCCCGCCATCACCTCGCAGGCCAGGACGAACCGGGCCACGCTCGGCCGTGCGCTGTCTGCGGCGGGGCTGGTCAACTACCCCACCGAGTGGTGGCACTGGAGCTACGGCGACCGGTACTGGGCCCTGTCCACCGGGCAGTCCGCCGCGCTCTACGGGCCGGTCGAGCTGCCGTAG
- a CDS encoding PAS domain-containing protein: MDETTLKALLERLPVYWWETDGQLRVVDSGGGAFGGLAAPQQFLETLRQEFAASWHSPEVTDWQARFDGRVFDVSWPLEHVPYDGRARGLAVEAGARTASARRYDAFADLAPAAAFIRDEDGRYLWTNHAYAHLYGTTPDNIIGKHVQDFDSLADAAQFLALDREILSHGKAVRHTLTYHRADGTTAYAAGHRFPVLEGSQTCVAGIYVDITDYTRELDQRREAEESLHALRDHSGLPCALISAGGRIRYASAAAAELLQTRPLDLVGRRAHTVLAPAPGLDLLHRRWNDLIARRSRRVEISAVLVDARGLQRRVRLHLTTVGRTSTRAAEVWAVVTHQGLAHEAHPPLTASQIRILSLLAVGRSNGEIAASLHLSRQTVDYHLSRLRDLLGAATRPALVARAYVLGILAPQTWPPRSATATHPLSST; encoded by the coding sequence GTGGACGAGACCACTCTCAAAGCGCTGCTCGAGCGCCTGCCCGTGTACTGGTGGGAGACCGACGGGCAGTTGCGCGTCGTCGACAGCGGCGGCGGCGCCTTCGGCGGCTTAGCGGCGCCACAGCAATTCCTCGAAACCCTGCGACAGGAGTTCGCGGCGTCCTGGCACTCCCCCGAAGTCACCGACTGGCAGGCGCGGTTCGACGGACGGGTCTTCGATGTGAGCTGGCCCCTCGAGCATGTGCCGTACGACGGCCGGGCCCGCGGACTGGCCGTGGAGGCCGGCGCCAGGACCGCCTCGGCGCGCAGGTACGACGCGTTCGCGGACCTCGCCCCCGCCGCGGCCTTCATCCGGGACGAGGACGGGCGCTACCTGTGGACGAACCACGCCTATGCGCACCTCTACGGCACCACGCCGGACAACATCATCGGAAAGCACGTGCAGGACTTCGACTCCCTCGCCGACGCCGCACAGTTCCTCGCGCTCGACCGGGAGATCCTCTCCCACGGCAAGGCGGTGCGGCACACCCTCACCTACCATCGCGCCGACGGCACCACCGCCTACGCGGCGGGCCACCGGTTTCCCGTCCTGGAGGGCTCACAGACCTGTGTGGCGGGGATCTACGTGGACATCACCGACTACACGCGCGAACTGGATCAACGCCGGGAGGCCGAGGAAAGCCTGCACGCGCTCCGCGACCACAGCGGGCTTCCCTGCGCCCTGATCTCGGCGGGCGGACGGATCCGGTATGCGAGCGCCGCGGCCGCCGAACTCCTGCAGACCCGGCCCTTGGATCTCGTCGGCCGCCGCGCCCACACCGTGCTGGCTCCGGCGCCCGGACTCGACCTGCTGCACCGAAGATGGAACGACCTGATTGCCCGCCGCAGCAGGAGAGTCGAGATATCCGCGGTGCTGGTCGACGCCCGCGGCCTTCAACGCCGGGTCCGGCTGCATCTGACGACAGTGGGCCGGACCTCGACCCGCGCGGCGGAGGTCTGGGCGGTCGTCACCCATCAAGGGCTCGCCCACGAGGCACATCCTCCACTCACGGCCAGCCAGATCCGCATCCTGTCCCTGCTGGCCGTGGGCCGCAGCAACGGGGAGATAGCCGCCTCCCTGCACCTGTCCAGGCAGACCGTCGACTACCACCTCAGCCGATTACGCGATCTGCTGGGCGCCGCGACCAGACCCGCACTGGTCGCCCGGGCGTACGTCCTCGGCATCCTCGCTCCCCAGACGTGGCCACCGCGTTCCGCCACGGCCACCCACCCGCTCAGCTCCACCTGA
- a CDS encoding VOC family protein, with protein sequence MTSKFTELAIDCADPNGLARFWCSVLDYEVQDEDDGVVTIGSPAAPEGKNHLGPVPPTLTFAHVPEGKVVKNRLHLDVTPTDREQDEEVRRLLDLGARHAVVGQSGDESWVTLADPEGNEFCVLADRRP encoded by the coding sequence ATGACCAGTAAGTTCACCGAGCTTGCGATCGACTGTGCCGATCCCAACGGTCTCGCCCGGTTCTGGTGCTCGGTCCTTGACTACGAGGTGCAAGACGAAGACGACGGAGTTGTCACAATTGGCTCCCCTGCGGCGCCTGAAGGCAAGAACCACCTTGGCCCAGTGCCACCGACGTTGACATTCGCGCACGTGCCCGAGGGCAAGGTCGTCAAGAACAGGCTCCACCTCGACGTCACCCCAACCGACAGGGAGCAGGACGAAGAGGTCCGTCGCCTGCTCGACCTGGGTGCTCGGCACGCCGTCGTCGGCCAATCGGGCGATGAGAGCTGGGTGACACTTGCCGACCCGGAGGGGAACGAGTTCTGCGTCCTTGCGGACCGCCGCCCCTGA